The genomic region TCTATCAACACCTCTTTATTGAATTGTTGGCCGGGAAACTGCGCCATCACTTGCTTAATCATTTGTGAGGCAAAGTTTTGCAACTCACCGGCAGAGTGCACCTCGCTGTGACTATCCACTATGCGCTCGGCTAAGGTGGTGCCGGTGCGCGGCAGGCCAATAATAAAAATAGGTTCGGCGGAATCACAGCTGGGCCTATTGCTAGCGCCGGCCTGCTGCACCCAGCTGGCGCTAAAGGTCTGGATAATTTTATCCATCGCGCCTACATCGCTGGCTACTTGATAATTCATATGTTGACGACGTAAGTCAGCACCGCGCTTTAGATACTGAAAAGACTGCGCATAGCGACGCAAATCTTCACACTCTTTCGCTAAGGCATAGCAAATGCGGCTCTCTTCTCGCCAATCGGCTATACCCTGCGCCAACAAGCCTGCCATTTCATCGACATGATTGGCTTCTTCAGTTTGAGTACGCAACTGCGAGCGATTGGCATAGGCCTCGTAATCCTGCGGGTTGTTGACGATAACCTGATCATAAATGGCTTCGGCCTTGCTCAACTGGCCGTTGCCGCGATAGGCTGTGGCTAAATTAAATTGAAAATGGGAAGAACTGGGATCAGCCGCTACCGCCTGCTCATACCAATACTGGGCGCGCTCAAGATCACCGCAGTGGGTGTATACCGTCGCCAAGGCATCCCACACTACGGGGTCGCCTGCAGCCGTAATATTGCTCTCGCGCTCTATCGCCGCCGCCTCGGCCAAGGCCTCAGTAATTTGCACGTTCTGTTGCAAGGCCGCCGCTAACTGCACCCGGTAGGCAATATTGGTAGGGCTGTATTGCAAGGCTCGCTGGGAAAATTCTATGGCCTTAACCGCCTGATGTAATTTAATTGCCACCACGCTGTATAAATGCCAATAACTGGCCTGCTGCGGAAATTGTTTTAACAACTGCTCGATAGTAGCCGCGGCTTCTCGAAACATGCCTTGCTGAATTTGCTTTAATAAGGGCTGTACGGAGGGAGGCTTGGCCATAGTGATACGTCTTTTATTAAATGTGCAGCTATTATATTCAGCATTGTCATTCACTGGCTACACTAGATGCAGCCCTTAGCCACAAACAACGATAAAACTAGGAAAACACACCATGCTTACTCACCACAAACACTGCCGCCAGCTACTCAGCGCCGGCCTTAGCCTGCTATTGGCCGCCCACGCCATTAGCAGCAACGCTGCCACCACCGCCCTAGTCGCCGCCAGAATTATTGATGGCGTAAGCTCACAGCCACTGGCAGCCACCACCATTATTGTCGACGACAATAAAATTACCGCCATAGGCCAGCGCGATATTATCCCCGCTCATGCCACGGTAATCGATTTGGGCGACGCCACCCTGCTGCCAGGTTTTATAGACAGCCATACTCATCCCTTTATACACGGCGAAGATTACCAAGCCACCGCCCTGCAAAATAGCTCGGCCTATAAAAGTTTACGCGCCTTAAACTCCACCCAAAAACTATTAAAAGCCGGCTGGACCTCTATGCGCATTATGGGTGATGCCGACACCGCCTATGGCCCGGTAGATTTAAAACGCGCGATAAACGAAGGCCTATTTGTAGGCCCACGTTTATCGGTGGCGCCGCATTATTTGTCGATTACCGGTGGCGGCGGTGACGTTAATTATTATTCCCACGAACAAACTATTACCCCAGACGGCTTAATTGTTGACGGCCCCGAAGAAATACGCAAAGCCATACGACAAGAAGCCAAGTACGGTGCCGACTGGATTAAAATATTAGTCACCGGCGCTTTTCACGCCGCCGGCAACAATCCTAAAAATGTCCATTTTAGCCCCGAAGAATTAGCCGCCATTATGGCCGAGGCCAATCGTCAGGGCTTACCGGTAGCCGCCCACGCCCATGCCAACGAGGGTATTAAGCAAGCGGTAATAGCCGGGGTGCGCTCTATAGAGCACGGCACCTATATGGATGATGAAGCTATACGCTTAATGAAAAAACACCGCACCTTTTTTGTGCCTACGATTTATGTAGGAGATTATTTTTATGAGGAAGAAAAAACCCTCAAAGCTCAAGCGGTAAACGATGAGTATTACGATAACTACCGCGCCATATTTTTAAAGATGATAGGCAAAGCCCATAAGGCTGGGGTAAAAATTGCGGTGGGGGTAGACCTGGGCGACATGAAATATCCGGCCCATGTCTATGTGCGTGAAATGGCGACGCTGGTAGAGGCAGGCCTTAGCCCTATGGCGGCCATACAAGCTGGCACCCATGTAGGTGCCGAGCTATTGGGCTGGGATGACAGGCTAGGCAGCCTAGCAGAGGGCAAGCTCGCCGACATAGTTGCAGTAGCCGGCAATCCTTTAAGCGATATAAAGCAATTAGAGAATATTAAGCTGGTCATGCTAAACGGCCAGCTTATCGTACAGCCTTAAGTAAACTATGGTGGTTTAAAGCTAAACAACAGCCTAAACCTTCCGCAACCACATACGCTTAAACAGATTATCTTTGCGTATAAACTGGTGATACACAACGGCCAACACATGTAGGCCTATTAGGTAATAACCGGCCTGGCCCGCCAGCTCATGCCACTCTTCCAGCTCGTGGGCCAAGTCTTTATTTTCAGCGATTAACGCAGGTAAACCAAAAGGTATGGCCTTGGCCTCACCGCTTAAAATCAACCAACCACTGAAGGGCATGCCTATCATCAACACATATAGCAATACATGGGTGGCATAGGACAAGCCCTTTTGCCAAGTAGGTAAGGCGGGGTGCACCGCCGGATATCTTTGGTTAAAACGCAGCATCAGTCGCAGCCAAACCAACGCAAACACACTCAAGCCCAACATAAAATGCCAGGCCTTAAAGGCATTACGCAGATCTGTGCCCTTATCAAAAAACACCCGCATTTCTATGCTGGCATATACTGCTACCAATAATAAAACCGTGCCCCAGTGTATATAACGCAATAAAACGCTGTATTGTTGTTTGTTACTATCCACCTTATACCCCTGTAATTTACTTGTTTCTCGCCCAGCAGATAATGCCATCCACCAACAATTACATATTGTTGCATTATATTCTTAAGGCAATATTAAAAACGCCTACAAACCTGACCTTAATCAAACTATAGGTAAACAATTAAAGAAAAAAACTTATAAAATAACGCTGTATTAGCTTAGCCTTGTTACGACTACTCTAATAAAGCCGCCGCTAAAGCGGTGTAGCGCGAGCCCTTAGGCGTGAGCTTACTTTCAAATAATACCAACTCATCCATATCGGTATTGAGATCACCCAACACCAGTTGAAACTTTTTCGCCTGTTGCTGTCGACCTGCTCTGGCCAAGGAAATATGCGGACGAAAACGGCGGTTCTCAATAGCAAAGCCATGCTGACGCAATTGATTAACCAAAGTCTGCTGTAGTTTTTGCAGTGCGCTATTCGCTGCCACCGTGGCGACTAACAAACGTGGCTTATGCACTGAGGGAAACCACTGCACATCGTCCACCTGTAAAGTCGTAATCGGATGATGGCTGGCGACTGCGTCCATAATCGTCTCTAGCTTGGCCAGATCTTGGTTTTTAATATCGCCTAAAAAAGCCAAGGTAATATGATAATTTTCGCTGGGCACCCAGCGCAGCGCTTCGCGATTTAATTGCAGCGCCAAGCTCTGAGCGTGCAGGCTGAGCTGACTCTCTAGGGTTTCGGTAATAGATAAGGCGATAAACGCGCGTATCACTTCACTTTTCCTGTAGCTGTTGCCACAGCTGGTTTTTGTTCATCATCAACCACTGCAGAGCAATAATGCTGTGGGCGTTATTAATTTCGCCGCGCTGTAATTTTTGCCAAGCCTCGGCCACCGGTATCACCTGCACCCGTATATCTTCCGCCTCTTCCGCTAAGCCATGTATACCGCCCACCGCTGATAAGTCACAGCGGCCGCAATATAAATGAAAAAACTCACAGCTGCCGCCGGGGCTTGAAAAATACTGGTGTATAGGCACTAGCTCTTGTATCACCGCGCCCGCTTCTTCTTGCGACTCGCGCTGGGCCACTAAGGCTGGCGACTCATCTTTATCGATTAAACCCGCCACTAACTCCAGCAACCAAGGCGATTCATCGGCCGATTGCTTACCTTGATGGCCATAGGCACCCACTCGAAACTGTTGCACTAGGGCTACCGCATCTAGAGCGGGATCGTAGAGTAAAACCCCCACCGCATCGTGGCGCACAAACAACTCACGGCGTATCGCCTGGCTCCAGCCGCCCGCATATAAACGGTGTTTAAGGGTGAGGCTGCGTATTTCAAAAAAGCCTTTGTATACACTGTCATCGCTGAGCAGCTGCACATCTTCTAGGCCAAATTGTAGTTCTTGCTCCGCCATTAAAAACGGCGCTCGGTATACCAATGTACTTCGCGGGACTCCTTATCCACCAAGTCCACCACATCTAACACCAAGGTGAATAAGGCCATGCGCACCAACACACCATTATCGGTTTGCCTGAAGATAGCGAGGTTTGGGTTGTTGTTTAAGTCATTGTCCAATTCGTTGGCATCGGCGCGGGAGTCGCGCGGCAGGGGATGCATAATCACGGTATTGGGTTCACAAAAACGGGTGTAGATAGCTTGGTTTAAGCGATAGCGGCCGCGGTATAAATCGGCCTCGGCTTTGCTGGCAAAGCGCTCTTCTTGAATGCGGGTGGAATAGGCAATATCGACATGACCTATGCTCTCTTCCATTACATCGGACTCATGTACGGTTAGGCCAGCACTGCGCATTTTTTCAACGATCTCGCCCGGCATAGCCAGTTCCTGCGGTGAAATTAGCGTCACCGTAACATTGCGGTATAGGCAGAGTAATTTACACAGCGAGTGCACGGTACGGCCGTGTTTTAAGTCCCCTATTAGGGCGATGCGCAAACCGTCTATATCGTTGCGGCCGTTATCTAACAACTCTTTGCGTATGGTGTAGAGGTCTAACAGTGCTTGTGTAGGGTGTTCATTGGCACCGTCACCGCCGTTAATCACCGGCACCCGGCTGGCCTCGGCAAATTCGGCTACCGAACCTACATCGGGGTGGCGCATGGTAATCACATCGCTATAGCCACTAAGCACCCTGGCGGTGTCGTATAGCGATTCGCCCTTGGCGATGGCTGAGGAGGCAAAGCCTATGGTCTCGCGTACCTCGCCCCCCAATAAATTAAAGGCGCTGCCAAAACTGACTCGGGTACGGGTGCTAGGTTCAAAAAACATGCTGCCTAAGATGGCGCCGTCCAATACCTTGGTCATGCGTTGGCGTAGGGCATAGGGCCGCATCTTGTCGGCAACGGTAAATACCCGCTCTATGTCTGCGCGTTCGAAGGGCTCTATGGAAATAATATGGCTGCCGGGAAATTTCAACGTAAGCTCCTCGCTGGTAACAGGCCTTGGCACGCTAACAGGCTTGTGGCTTATTAGCGGCTGGCTTTGAAATAGGGTTTTAACTGCTGCATTCTAGCGGTTTTAAGCGGCCACAGCACCTGGGTTTTGCCGCTATTTTCGCCCTCTTTCTGCCTCATTTTCTTCAATATGGCATTAGGCCTGCAATTCATTTACAGTTTAGTGATACGGCATAAGGCCAGCTATTGGCTATAGTGCGCTATGGCTTTGACGTAAAACAACGACAGGTAACTATGTGAGCGAGCATGTAAGCAAACCACCCAACGCGGCACTGTATAAATACTGTGATATAGGCACAGCCTTAAAAATCTTAAACAGCCAGTCACTGCGCTGGAGCTCACCGCATCTTTACAATGACCCTTACGAGCTCAACCATTTAAGTGATACCGACTTTACCGCCCAGCAGCTATTACAGGGTCTGTGCCAAGAGGCTTTGGCAGTTTTATTTGGCGAGTCCGAAACCACTGGCAACAATAAGCTAGTCAGCACCATCAAACGCTGGCAACACGATAGCCGCTTTCTTTCCGCTGACGAGGCTGAGCCGGTGTTAAAGCAACTACTGCTGCCCATGGCCCAACAGCATCAGCTAGAAGTACATGACTATCTTAAGCAGTGGCGGCAATTTGCCCAAAACTGTCGCATCTGCTGTTTTAGCCACAGCCCCGATAACGCCAAAAGTTGGCAACGCTATGCCGACAACCATCAGGGCATAGTGCTGCAGTTTGACAGCCAAGAACCTAGTTTAAACCCCTGCCATGACGTTAATTACGGCGAGCAACCCATAGCCGCAACCAGCCTGCGGCAGCAAGTGGATATCGCCTTTGGCCGCAGCAACGCTCCCGCAATCGAGCAACTGCACCAGCTACTATTACACAAACCGCTGTTTGATCATGACGAGCAGGAAATACGCTGCTTTGATAGTGAAACCACCTTGGCCGATAGCGATGATCAGCTGTGGTATAAGGCCAAACCCTTTCAGCCCCGCTATTTAACCGAGCTATACCTAGGCATCAACATAGACAGCAGTGATAAAAAACACTTACAAAAATTGGTCGTAAAGGCTTATCCACAATGTAGGATTTATCAATCAGAATTAATCAGCAACAGTTATAATCTACACTTTACAGAAATTTAACTGATTATTTTTAGCAACCTAAGGATCGCCCCATGAGCACAGTGACCATCAACCACCCCCACCAACTCGATGCCGACACATTAAAAACCAAAATCGAAAGCCTCACCGGCGAGATCAAACAGCGCTACGGCGTTACCGCTAACTGGAATAGCGACACTCAAGCTGACATCAGCGCCCCCGGCGTGACCGGTAGCATAGACGTAAGTGATAGCGACATAGGCATCACCATAGAGCTCAACATGATGCTGTCTATGATGGCCGGTAAAATCGAAGAAGATATTACAAAATATTTAGCGAAAAACTTCGCCTAAATTGTGCGCACATTAATCAACAAAAGTTGATTAATGTGCCATTATTACCCCTATCTTTAGCTATCAAGGACGCAAGCTACCACCATGAACTTTTATTTACCACCTCGTAAACACCGACGTATTATTTGCCGCAAGCCTTACTACGTTGCCGCACTACTCCCCTTCATTGCCCTAACCACACAGGCCCAAGTCTATAAATGGGTAGATGAACAGGGCAATGTGCACTATTCCGACAGTAAACCCGCGCAACAACAAGCTGAAGAAAAGCATTACGCCGGCAGCCAGCCCAGCCTAGACCCTGAATTGGAAAGCTATAGAAATGCCATCAAAAAAAATGAATTAGAGCGGCAGCGCCAACAAAGCTATGAGCAGCAACAGCGAGTAGAAGCCAAAGAAAAAGCAAAACAAAGAAAGCACTACTGCGACCGGTTAAAATCCCAACAACTGATCGATAACCGCGTCAGTATGCGCCGCACCCAACACCCCGATGGCACGCTAACCGTATGGACAGGCGAAGAACGCAAACAGTACAGCAAAACACTGCAGGATAATTACACGAAGTATTGTAAAAAATAATAGCTGTTTATAGGCCTAGGCTCAGCACTAGCTTTTGCTGACGGCCGAGTTTTTTAATGGCGGCCTCACGCTTACTAGCCACGCTACGATTTTCACAGGGCTCTTGATATACCACTTTCAGCGCGGCATCACTGCGAAAAAACTTGGCGCCTTTATTCACCCCCACCTCGCCCCTATGCTCTTTAAAGCGCCGCGCCACATCGGTAGTAATGCCGGTATACAGTTTGCCCGATTGGGTTTGCACCATATACACCGCCCAGACAGACTCCGCCATCAGACTAATAGCTCATCGCTATAGTGCAATAACTGCTCTAAAATTTCGCGCTGCGCAGCGGTGGTAGCAGCATCGGCCATTAGCGTTTCAATTTCTTCTATAAAATCATCCATCACTATGCTGGCCCCTGCTTCGGGGTCGGTTAGGCGAAGAAAGCGAAATTCCTGCCACTGCTCCGCCTCTTCAGCAGTTAAACTCTCGGGGTAGTTACGCGCCCGGTAGCGAAACAACATCTCTGCTAAACGGCTATCGCTAAAAGCAAATGTTTGCTGCTGTAATTGTTCGGGGCTGGCACTGCGCACCTGTGCCATAACACTTTTATCTTGCTGGCTAAAAAAGCCACCGCTATACAACATGACATCGGGGTCGGTTTTTGCAGGGCCTTGCGCATCGGCGGCGAAAACTTGAGCGACTTTTTCCGCTAGCCCAGGACTATTCTTTAACTGCTGATAATGTTGCCGCGCCTGTGGCAAATCCAGCTGTATGCGTGCCGCTAATTTTTCGTCCAGTAATTTACTGGTGGCGACTATGGGGCAGCGGTTAATATGAATATTTTTTAGTGCGATGCGCTGTTCGCCTTCGGCTAACTCTGCGGTAGGGGTGTAGAGTTTTTCGCGGATTTGTTCAGCGCTCAGAGTAAGCAACGGCGTAGGGTCTACGCTTAAATCATAAGCCACTATCGCATTCTTATTACTGGGGTGGGCGGCCAAGGGCATCACTAGGCTGGTGCAATAACGGCTGGCTGGGAACATCGCCGAGGTGTGTAGCACCGGCGCCTGTGCCACCACATCTAACATGGCAGCGACCG from Dasania marina DSM 21967 harbors:
- a CDS encoding NUDIX domain-containing protein, whose translation is MAEQELQFGLEDVQLLSDDSVYKGFFEIRSLTLKHRLYAGGWSQAIRRELFVRHDAVGVLLYDPALDAVALVQQFRVGAYGHQGKQSADESPWLLELVAGLIDKDESPALVAQRESQEEAGAVIQELVPIHQYFSSPGGSCEFFHLYCGRCDLSAVGGIHGLAEEAEDIRVQVIPVAEAWQKLQRGEINNAHSIIALQWLMMNKNQLWQQLQEK
- a CDS encoding cytochrome b; its protein translation is MDSNKQQYSVLLRYIHWGTVLLLVAVYASIEMRVFFDKGTDLRNAFKAWHFMLGLSVFALVWLRLMLRFNQRYPAVHPALPTWQKGLSYATHVLLYVLMIGMPFSGWLILSGEAKAIPFGLPALIAENKDLAHELEEWHELAGQAGYYLIGLHVLAVVYHQFIRKDNLFKRMWLRKV
- a CDS encoding metal-dependent hydrolase family protein, whose amino-acid sequence is MLTHHKHCRQLLSAGLSLLLAAHAISSNAATTALVAARIIDGVSSQPLAATTIIVDDNKITAIGQRDIIPAHATVIDLGDATLLPGFIDSHTHPFIHGEDYQATALQNSSAYKSLRALNSTQKLLKAGWTSMRIMGDADTAYGPVDLKRAINEGLFVGPRLSVAPHYLSITGGGGDVNYYSHEQTITPDGLIVDGPEEIRKAIRQEAKYGADWIKILVTGAFHAAGNNPKNVHFSPEELAAIMAEANRQGLPVAAHAHANEGIKQAVIAGVRSIEHGTYMDDEAIRLMKKHRTFFVPTIYVGDYFYEEEKTLKAQAVNDEYYDNYRAIFLKMIGKAHKAGVKIAVGVDLGDMKYPAHVYVREMATLVEAGLSPMAAIQAGTHVGAELLGWDDRLGSLAEGKLADIVAVAGNPLSDIKQLENIKLVMLNGQLIVQP
- a CDS encoding DUF4124 domain-containing protein, whose protein sequence is MNFYLPPRKHRRIICRKPYYVAALLPFIALTTQAQVYKWVDEQGNVHYSDSKPAQQQAEEKHYAGSQPSLDPELESYRNAIKKNELERQRQQSYEQQQRVEAKEKAKQRKHYCDRLKSQQLIDNRVSMRRTQHPDGTLTVWTGEERKQYSKTLQDNYTKYCKK
- a CDS encoding GIY-YIG nuclease family protein, whose product is MAESVWAVYMVQTQSGKLYTGITTDVARRFKEHRGEVGVNKGAKFFRSDAALKVVYQEPCENRSVASKREAAIKKLGRQQKLVLSLGL
- a CDS encoding polyhydroxyalkanoic acid system family protein, with protein sequence MSTVTINHPHQLDADTLKTKIESLTGEIKQRYGVTANWNSDTQADISAPGVTGSIDVSDSDIGITIELNMMLSMMAGKIEEDITKYLAKNFA
- a CDS encoding aspartate carbamoyltransferase — translated: MKFPGSHIISIEPFERADIERVFTVADKMRPYALRQRMTKVLDGAILGSMFFEPSTRTRVSFGSAFNLLGGEVRETIGFASSAIAKGESLYDTARVLSGYSDVITMRHPDVGSVAEFAEASRVPVINGGDGANEHPTQALLDLYTIRKELLDNGRNDIDGLRIALIGDLKHGRTVHSLCKLLCLYRNVTVTLISPQELAMPGEIVEKMRSAGLTVHESDVMEESIGHVDIAYSTRIQEERFASKAEADLYRGRYRLNQAIYTRFCEPNTVIMHPLPRDSRADANELDNDLNNNPNLAIFRQTDNGVLVRMALFTLVLDVVDLVDKESREVHWYTERRF
- the sbcB gene encoding exodeoxyribonuclease I; this translates as MPQATFYWHDYETFGANPSLDRPSQFAGIRTDADFNIIGEPLVIYCQPASDMLPQPQACLITGITPQQAKAKGLPEAEFIRLIHKEMARPSTCSVGYNSIRFDDEVTRYTLYRNFYDAYEREWKNGNSRWDLIDMARVCRALRPEGINWPDHDDGTPSFKLEHITAANGISHEAAHDALSDVHATIALAKLIKTKQPKLYDYVLSLRNKRTVAAMLDVVAQAPVLHTSAMFPASRYCTSLVMPLAAHPSNKNAIVAYDLSVDPTPLLTLSAEQIREKLYTPTAELAEGEQRIALKNIHINRCPIVATSKLLDEKLAARIQLDLPQARQHYQQLKNSPGLAEKVAQVFAADAQGPAKTDPDVMLYSGGFFSQQDKSVMAQVRSASPEQLQQQTFAFSDSRLAEMLFRYRARNYPESLTAEEAEQWQEFRFLRLTDPEAGASIVMDDFIEEIETLMADAATTAAQREILEQLLHYSDELLV
- a CDS encoding tetratricopeptide repeat-containing sulfotransferase family protein, yielding MAKPPSVQPLLKQIQQGMFREAAATIEQLLKQFPQQASYWHLYSVVAIKLHQAVKAIEFSQRALQYSPTNIAYRVQLAAALQQNVQITEALAEAAAIERESNITAAGDPVVWDALATVYTHCGDLERAQYWYEQAVAADPSSSHFQFNLATAYRGNGQLSKAEAIYDQVIVNNPQDYEAYANRSQLRTQTEEANHVDEMAGLLAQGIADWREESRICYALAKECEDLRRYAQSFQYLKRGADLRRQHMNYQVASDVGAMDKIIQTFSASWVQQAGASNRPSCDSAEPIFIIGLPRTGTTLAERIVDSHSEVHSAGELQNFASQMIKQVMAQFPGQQFNKEVLIEKSTQIDFAALGQSYIDSTRPLTGQHAHFIDKLPLNYLYIGLIKMALPKAKIIHLTRHPMDACYAIYKTLFAQAYPFSYDVNDLADYYLAYHRLMQHWHTVFPGQIYDLNYEELVHSPEQQSKALIDYCGLAWQAQCLNFHHNPSASMTASAAQVRQPIHTGSVQKWRHYESQLQPLVDKLSVILPPTDA
- the thpR gene encoding RNA 2',3'-cyclic phosphodiesterase — encoded protein: MIRAFIALSITETLESQLSLHAQSLALQLNREALRWVPSENYHITLAFLGDIKNQDLAKLETIMDAVASHHPITTLQVDDVQWFPSVHKPRLLVATVAANSALQKLQQTLVNQLRQHGFAIENRRFRPHISLARAGRQQQAKKFQLVLGDLNTDMDELVLFESKLTPKGSRYTALAAALLE